Proteins encoded together in one Apteryx mantelli isolate bAptMan1 unplaced genomic scaffold, bAptMan1.hap1 HAP1_SCAFFOLD_20, whole genome shotgun sequence window:
- the LOC136996076 gene encoding olfactory receptor 14A16-like — protein sequence MSRESVMSNSSSLNEFLLLPFADMRELQLLHFVLFLGIYLAALLGNGLIITAVACDHHLHTPMYFFLLNLSVLDLGSISITVPKSMANSLWDTRAISCSGCVAQVFFLFFLYSAEFYLLTVMAYDRFVAICRPLHCGAIMGTRTCVKMAAAAWASAFLKAVMHTSDTFSLPLCQGNTVDQFFCEIPQILKLVCSDSYLREVGLIVISLCLVFGCFVFIVLSYVQIFSAVLRIPSEQGRQKAFSTCLPHLAVVSLLVSTVMFAYLKPPSLSSPALDLVVTVLYAVVPPAVNPLIYSMRNKELKDALKKLF from the coding sequence ATGTCCAGAGAGAGCgtgatgtccaacagcagctccctcaacgagttcctcctcctgccattcgctgacatgcgggagctgcagcttttGCACTTTGTGcttttcctgggcatctacctggctgccctcctgggcaacggcctcatcatcacagctgtagcctgcgaccaccacctccacactcccatgtacttcttcctcctcaacctctctgttctggacctcggctccatctccatcactgtccccaaatccatggccaattctctgtgggatacaaGAGCCATTTCCTGCTCGGGATGtgttgcccaggtctttttcctctttttcttatattcagcagaattttatctcctcactgtcatggcctatgaccgctttgtggccatctgcagacccctgcactgtGGGGCCATCATGGGCACCAgaacctgtgtcaaaatggcagcagctgcctgggccagtgcttttctcaaagcTGTGATGCACACTTCTgatacattttcactaccactctgccaaggcaacacagtggaccagttcttctgtgaaatcccccagatcctcaagctcgtctgctcagactcctacctcagggaagttgggcttattgtcattagtctttgtttagtctttgggtgttttgttttcattgtgctgtcgtatgtgcagatcttcagtgctgtgctgaggatcccctctgagcagggccgtcagaaagccttttccacgtgcctccctcacctggctgtagtctccttgcttgtcagcacagtcatgtttgcctacctgaagcccccttccctctcctccccagctctggatctggtggtgactgttctttacgcagtggtgcctccagcagtgaaccccctcatctacagcatgaggaacaaggagctcaaggatgcactgaagaaactattTTAg